The DNA segment AGTTTTGTCAAAGGCAATCGCAGATAGTGCACCTGCTTCTTCAAGATACACACCGCCTTTAATGAGCACGCCATTTCGGGCAGAATTCCCAATTGCAGTGACGATTGATACGGGGGTTGAAATCACCAATGCACAAGGACAACCGACAACTAAAACCGCAAGCCCGGTATAAATCCATTCGCTCCATCCCCAGTTAAGGAAAAGAGGAGGGATAATGGCAATCAATAAGGCTATGACGATGACCGCCGGCGTATAATATTTTGCAAAACGATCGACAAAGGCTTGAGAAGGCGCACGTTCAGCTTGGGCTTCTTCAACCATATGAATAATTTTAGCAATGGTCGTGTCTTCCACCCGTTTCGTGACAAGGACTTCCAACAACCCTTCTTCGTTTAAGGTCCCGGCAAAGACTTCGTCATCCTTTGATTTGGAAACCGGAATCGATTCACCAGTGATAGCTGCCTGATTGATGGTTGATGCTCCTTTGACAACCAAACCGTCCATGGCCAACTTTTGTCCGGGTTTGACGATCATAATGTCGTCAATATGAATATCATCGACGGATATAGTCATTTCTTCATTCCCTCGGCGAATGAGAGCTTCTTTGGGTGCGATGTCCATTAGGTCACGAATGGAGTTACGAGCTTTATCCATGGAATAAGACTCAAGTGCTTCACTGATCGCAAACAGCAATACGACAATCGCACCTTCACTCCATTCCCCAATCACAGCAGCACCAATGATTGCTACAGTCATCAAAGTGTTCATATCAAATCTGAAACGTACTAAATTGCGAAGTCCTTTGATAAATAAACTATAACCCCCGATTACCATAGCTGAACCGTATAAGAGAATGGGTACCACATTTTCTTCCGTATTAAGACTCAGCAACCATCCTACTAGCACCAACACACTTGCCAAGGCAATTTGAATCATCGCTTTATTTTTCCAAAATGGAACCTTCTCGTCATCGACTTGTTCATTTTCATGATAAATTTTGTATCCCTCAAAGGATCCTGCCTTTTCTACCTCTTCCAAGGAGGCCTCTCCGTAAACAGCGATTTTGGAAGCACCAAAATTCACTTTGGCATCTTGTACGCCCGGCAAATCTTTGACATTCTGCTCAAACTGAGCAGCGCAATCTGCTCAGGTAAAACCCTGAACACGGAAATTCGTTTTTGGTTCTGCCATTTGTAAACTGTCAGCCATTTGAAACCACTTCTTCCTGTTGATGCTCTAAAACGGTTGGAATTAAAGATCCAAGATGTTTATTTTTTAACGAGTAAAAAACCAACTTCCCTTCTTTTCGGTAACCTGCAATACCTAGATTTCGCAGTAGACGAAGATGGTGAGAAGCCGTAGCCAGAGAAGAACCTATAATGTTGGCAACGTCACACACACATAACTCTTCCTCTTGTGTCAGGGCAAAGGCAATTTTGATTCTCGTTGGGTCACCAAGAGCTTTAAATATCGTCACTGTGGATTCAAAATCTATTTCATCCAATTGGCTTTGCACACGTTTGACCTTTTTCTCATCAAAGCAAAATATTTCGCAGCGATCACTAGAACTCATTTTTCCACCCCTTAATCAAATAATCATTTGATTATTATAATATGCGATACAACGCTTTTTATCAACTGCTTCAGCTTGTTAATATCACTTTGTTTTCGTTTAGGTTTTGTGAAGAAATTAAAAACCTCCAGTTCCCAATTATTTAACTGAAGGTTTTATCTCAACAAATGTCATGAGGCTGTTATGTTGCTTTTGCATTAACTCTTTAATTTTTTCGCTTACCTGAGTCATTTCCTTTATTGGTAAATCTGATTGAAGAGTAACAGCAACATCTATAATAACTTTATTTCCTGAGACTCTCGCTTTCACATCATTGACCTTCACTATTTCTTGAACATCTGAAATCGATTCTTTGTATTGGCGTATCTTTTCTGGATCGATCCCATCAGTTAAAATTAAGGCGGTTTCTTTAAAGATTCCCCATGCTGCCCAAAGAATGATTAAGCCTATGATTGTTCCTGTGACTGGGTCAAGCCATGATAAACCGAATTGAGCGCCCGCGATACCAACGACTGTTCCAAAACTTACGATCGAATCCGATAAATTATCTTTTGCTATCGCTCTTAATCCTTGACTATCGACTTTCGAGGCAATGGTTTTGTTCACAAAATAGATCAAAATCATGAACAGACCACTCCCGAGTCCAACCCATATTGCAAGAGGATCCGGTGTAACAAAATCTTGATTTAAAATTGCACGAACGGTATCAGCTAAAATTTGTATCCCTATTGTAGCAATGACAAAGGCAGCGACTAATGAGGTTATGTTTTCTGCTCTTCTATGGCCGTATGGGTGGTTCTCATCTTGGTCTTTTTTTGCAATCCTAAGTCCAATAATTAAGGCAACCGATGTAATAATATCCGTAAAATTATTAAACCCATCGGCCATTAATGCCACGGAATTAACCTGCCAAGCAACGATGATTTTTACGAGCGAAACAAGTAAATAGGCAAAAGTACTAATCCATGCTCCATTTTTAGCACTTAATGACCCCATTTCATCACCTCCCTTACCACATTATTTCCAACTTATCCTTTAGTAAAACGTTCGTTTGAGTGTATCTAACTAAGATGCAAGAAATACTATACAGTATTTAAATGGCCGTAAAAAAAGGAACAACCTATTAGCCATGGGTGTTCCTTTTATACCTCTCCAATAAAGCTCTCCTTAAAGGATTAATTAAAATATGTGCGATTAAAGGAGTAACCTACTCCCTTTGAGATGGCATTTGTCAGCCACCTTCTATACAAGTATCCGTTGAACTTCCAACAATAGCATTGAGTTCTTGAAGAAGAGGAGTCAATGTATCGGTTTCAACCAATGTTTCTATAGCTTTTTCAGCTAGTGGAATCTTGTGTCTCTTAAAGACATCGACTGTATTTCCCCAAACTTCAACGATAGCTTTAGGTGACATATTTGATTGTATGATACTTTGATAACCCCCTTTTTTATTGGCGTGGTGCAAACAACATTACTGACACTCCAACTAAGC comes from the Halobacillus shinanisalinarum genome and includes:
- a CDS encoding heavy metal translocating P-type ATPase is translated as MADSLQMAEPKTNFRVQGFTUADCAAQFEQNVKDLPGVQDAKVNFGASKIAVYGEASLEEVEKAGSFEGYKIYHENEQVDDEKVPFWKNKAMIQIALASVLVLVGWLLSLNTEENVVPILLYGSAMVIGGYSLFIKGLRNLVRFRFDMNTLMTVAIIGAAVIGEWSEGAIVVLLFAISEALESYSMDKARNSIRDLMDIAPKEALIRRGNEEMTISVDDIHIDDIMIVKPGQKLAMDGLVVKGASTINQAAITGESIPVSKSKDDEVFAGTLNEEGLLEVLVTKRVEDTTIAKIIHMVEEAQAERAPSQAFVDRFAKYYTPAVIVIALLIAIIPPLFLNWGWSEWIYTGLAVLVVGCPCALVISTPVSIVTAIGNSARNGVLIKGGVYLEEAGALSAIAFDKTGTLTKGVPEVTDLVYLEEEKNRDLLGVAAAIEKGSQHPLAAAIVQKAEDEQLDINSWSIDEFHSLTGKGVQAKLNDATYYVGSPKLFNELLPSGLDSEVSSQIETLQKQGKTVMGLGTKEKILLLIAVADPVRGSSQEIIQKLHKLGIKETIMLTGDNENTALAIGKQLGISKVKAELLPEDKLNAIKQLKEQHKVAMIGDGVNDAPALATADLGIAMGGAGTDTALETADIALMADDLDKLPFTVKLSRKALQIIKQNISFSLIVKAVALLLIIPGWLTLWIAILADMGATLLVTLNGLRLLKTKK
- a CDS encoding ArsR/SmtB family transcription factor translates to MSSSDRCEIFCFDEKKVKRVQSQLDEIDFESTVTIFKALGDPTRIKIAFALTQEEELCVCDVANIIGSSLATASHHLRLLRNLGIAGYRKEGKLVFYSLKNKHLGSLIPTVLEHQQEEVVSNG
- a CDS encoding cation diffusion facilitator family transporter is translated as MGSLSAKNGAWISTFAYLLVSLVKIIVAWQVNSVALMADGFNNFTDIITSVALIIGLRIAKKDQDENHPYGHRRAENITSLVAAFVIATIGIQILADTVRAILNQDFVTPDPLAIWVGLGSGLFMILIYFVNKTIASKVDSQGLRAIAKDNLSDSIVSFGTVVGIAGAQFGLSWLDPVTGTIIGLIILWAAWGIFKETALILTDGIDPEKIRQYKESISDVQEIVKVNDVKARVSGNKVIIDVAVTLQSDLPIKEMTQVSEKIKELMQKQHNSLMTFVEIKPSVK